From the Ictalurus furcatus strain D&B chromosome 19, Billie_1.0, whole genome shotgun sequence genome, one window contains:
- the si:ch211-51e12.7 gene encoding cleavage and polyadenylation specificity factor subunit 6 isoform X2: MEDNVPEQVEDSAAKTDTSEMKKEVKTGPDYKSRGRGIRGRGRGGQLGRGGRGGPGMMMKGFGPQGRGRARNHDGFMNGFRPIRRGMGRSPPYLDMQGRKRGRGDAMSMCVGPPPPPPPPPPPPPLPMHLRGPHPPMHRHGPPPPLPPPPPGHLPFRGFPLRPRGRGMMPSGSHRHFHPRGGT; the protein is encoded by the exons ATGGAGGATAATGTTCCAGAGCAGGTGGAAGATTCTGCAGCAAAGACGGATACCTCAGAGATGAAAAAAGAGGTAAAGACGGGTCCTGACTATAAATCGAG AGGCCGTGGAATCAGGGGGCGAGGTAGAGGCGGCCAGTTGGGACGAGGAGGTCGCGGTGGACCTGGAATGATGATGAAAGGTTTTGGCCCACAAGGTCGAGGAAGGGCCAGGAATCACGATGGGTTCATGAATGGATTCAGACCAATTAG GAGGGGAATGGGTAGATCACCACCATATCTGGATATGCAAGGCAGAAAACGAGGCAGAGGTGATGCTATGAGCATGTGTGTAggaccaccacctcctcctcctcctccacctcctcctcctcctctacccaTGCATCTAAGGGGACCTCATCCACCTATGCACAG GCATGGTCCACCTCCGCCACTTCCACCACCTCCACCCGGGCATCTTCCTTTCAGAGGTTTTCCTCTGCGCCCAAGAGGACGGGGCATGATGCCCTCCGGCTCCCATCGCCACTTCCACCCCAGAGG GGGGACTTAG
- the si:ch211-51e12.7 gene encoding uncharacterized protein si:ch211-51e12.7 isoform X1 yields MEDNVPEQVEDSAAKTDTSEMKKEVKTGPDYKSRGRGIRGRGRGGQLGRGGRGGPGMMMKGFGPQGRGRARNHDGFMNGFRPIRRGMGRSPPYLDMQGRKRGRGDAMSMCVGPPPPPPPPPPPPPLPMHLRGPHPPMHRHGPPPPLPPPPPGHLPFRGFPLRPRGRGMMPSGSHRHFHPRGYHNGPPPLPPPHMPPGRGQRWPGPPAGWRF; encoded by the exons ATGGAGGATAATGTTCCAGAGCAGGTGGAAGATTCTGCAGCAAAGACGGATACCTCAGAGATGAAAAAAGAGGTAAAGACGGGTCCTGACTATAAATCGAG AGGCCGTGGAATCAGGGGGCGAGGTAGAGGCGGCCAGTTGGGACGAGGAGGTCGCGGTGGACCTGGAATGATGATGAAAGGTTTTGGCCCACAAGGTCGAGGAAGGGCCAGGAATCACGATGGGTTCATGAATGGATTCAGACCAATTAG GAGGGGAATGGGTAGATCACCACCATATCTGGATATGCAAGGCAGAAAACGAGGCAGAGGTGATGCTATGAGCATGTGTGTAggaccaccacctcctcctcctcctccacctcctcctcctcctctacccaTGCATCTAAGGGGACCTCATCCACCTATGCACAG GCATGGTCCACCTCCGCCACTTCCACCACCTCCACCCGGGCATCTTCCTTTCAGAGGTTTTCCTCTGCGCCCAAGAGGACGGGGCATGATGCCCTCCGGCTCCCATCGCCACTTCCACCCCAGAGG CTACCACAATGGAccccctcctcttcctcctccccaTATGCCTCCAGGCAGAGGTCAGCGCTGGCCGGGGCCCCCTGCTGGCTGGCGGTTTTAA
- the msgn1 gene encoding mesogenin-1 — protein MDGAEIDHLTAKLLAQWDWRSDPRPFGQQGGSIRRGCSSPEPSASPCSTCSSSSSSSSSSSSSSPDAPGEMFLDYSYAGRKTAQTKASRPKMSTKRRMKASEREKMRMRSLAEALHQLRDYLPPVYSRRGQPLTKIQTLKYTIEYIKELSEILSQE, from the coding sequence atggacggCGCAGAGATTGATCACCTGACCGCTAAACTTCTGGCGCAGTGGGACTGGAGGAGCGACCCCCGACCTTTCGGGCAGCAAGGCGGCTCCATCAGACGCGGATGCTCATCACCTGAACCCTCTGCGTCTCCCTGCTCCACCTGTTcgtcctcctcttcatcctcctcctcttcatcttcctcatccCCAGACGCTCCTGGAGAAATGTTCTTGGATTATTCCTACGCAGGAAGAAAAACGGCGCAGACGAAAGCGTCTAGACCTAAAATGTCGACCAAGAGGCGCATGAaggcgagcgagagagagaagatgcgCATGAGGAGTTTAGCTGAAGCTCTGCATCAGCTCCGGGATTACCTGCCTCCTGTCTACAGCCGCAGAGGACAACCACTGACCAAGATCCAGACTCTCAAATACACCATCGAGTACATAAAGGAGCTGTCGGAAATCCTCAGCCAGGAATGA